In Lagenorhynchus albirostris chromosome 1, mLagAlb1.1, whole genome shotgun sequence, the sequence AGCTACTCCCTTCTCCCTGGAATGAGGACTCCTTTCCTCAGTTTCTAGACCCCTCGGGGTAACTCTCCTTAATTCGTTAATTATCCATCATGTCGGCAGGTATCTAACGTGCTAGGCAGTGCACAAGGGCTGGGGCTGGCGCGGTGCCCACATCTGGCCCTGCTTCTCCCTGTAAGCCCATAGGGCACGGGAAACACCCTCCTCCAACAGGGATTCCACAGCTTCTGGGAGACTGTGCTGGGGCGGCTGCTCCGTGGGcaccaggaaggcttcctgcaggaggtgGCATGGAGCCTGAGTCCCGGAGGAGTGAACGGAGCTGACTGGGTGAAGAGGAGTCCAGGAGGCAGGAGGATGCACTTGCAGGAAAGAGGGGAGAAAGAAGGGCTGCCCCACAGCACAGAGGCAGCCTGAGTGCGGGCAGTGGGGAGCGGAGGGGCCGGGAAGGGGCTTGGGCGGGACGtggagggctgggggctgcaTTCAAGGGCCTTGGGGACCTGAATCAACCAATCCAACATCTCTATCTTGTCTTCCCAgtgaactccttgagggcagggatgcaTCTGCTTCTGAGCAGAGGTGGCAGCAGGTTCTTGGAGCAACAGATGCCTCctctctttgtctctatttccctTAAGACTCTTGTCATGGTGTCAGCTCTTACAGATGCCAAATACGAGGAGGCTGTGGCTCCCATTAAACGTTGAGTCCCTTGGGAGCAGGGAGGTACCTATTCCTCCTCATAGGccatctttcctccctccctccctccctccccccctcctttatccattcattcaacagattctTAGTGAGCGCCCTCCAAGGGCCAGGAATGTGTAGATGCTGGTTCCCCCAGTGCTTGTAAATCAAAGATGTCTGATGAATATTCTATCCATTTACAACTATTCACTGAGACCCCGCCTTGTGGTAGCTCTTGGTACTGGAGGAAGGAAAGGGTTGGGAAGGGAGTACATGCAGGGGGAGGGTGGGTCCCGTGTCCTGGAGTCTCCTGGGATCTTCAGTGAGGAGGGGCTGAGAGTCAGGCAGCCCCAAGGCGCCCGGTCCCCTGGacaggggttggggaagggacTGCAGCCTCAATGTCATGTCTAGGCAGCTCTCTCATTCTTTGCGGTTTATAACATACTTTCCACACCCGTGACCCCTAGGATCTGCATAGCTGCCCACAACCTTCCCTATCTCCCCTGCAGCAGACACTGCGCCCAGAAGTGCCTCTTCCTCTGCTGTCCCCCTTGTTATTGGTCTCCTGAATTCCACATCCTGGCCTGTGTGTCTGCACTCAGTTTATCCAGAGCCCGACCCCTTCCGCCCTTCCCGGTTCCTGCTGGTGTATCCCCAGCGGCTCCCCTGGGTGAGTGCACTGGGCGCCtggctggcctccctgcctccatgcTGGTCCTCGGCTGTCTGTTCTCCACTGGACGACCTGGGTGATCCGTTTAAAACATGACTCAGATCGTTCACTCTTTGGCCCAAAACCTTGTGATGAGTCTCTATTTCCCTCAGAGGGGGCCGCGTCGAGGGGTCTGCAAGGCTCCAAGTGACCTGAATCCCCCCTGGGGTCCTGACCTCTCCCAACTTTCCCTCTCACTCCCTCTGCTCTGCTGCTCTGGCCTCACTAACCCTCAACCACACCAGGCTCCCTCCTGTCTTACAGGTTTTGCACCGGCTGTTCCCTCAGCCAGGAACGCTTTTCCCCACCATATGCACATGGCTCAATCCCTCACCTCAAACATCACCTAAGGGCCACCCTGCTTACAATCACAAGCTACTTGCGGGTCCCATTTTTTCAAGATTTTACTGTGCTTTactatccccacctccccatttctcccctctcaAAGTAGCAAATAATTTACTACATTTATttcctgtctgtctcctccaACTGCAAAGTAAGTGCCCGTAGGGCAGGGAATTTACTGCTTTATTCGCTGACCTACCCTCAGAGTCTAAATTAGTCCCTCCGACGTAGCTtgatcttcattcattcattcaatcagtgCTGAagggttgaatgaataaatgagtgaagtaATGTTTAGCCCGTGCAAAGCTGATGCTCACGTCTGTCTCACCTGAGCCCCCAACTGATCTCAGTCCCATCCGCCCTCCTCCACCTGCAAGAGGTGGAGCCACGGAGAGAACAGCATGAGTGTCGGGGGTTGTGTGAGGATCCTCACGACTCAGCGCATGTCAGTGTCAGAGGAAccctcagccccgccccctcTGATGTCATCATCATAGAGAAGGAACAGCTCAGGCCCAGAGCCACGCAGGCAGCCAAGATCAAGGTCAGCCCTGGACGGgccctcccacctctgcccccgcCCCTGGACATTACTGAGGCCCGGGGGCTGCGGGTCCGGAGTCCTGGAAGAGTGGGAAGGGCCGAGAAGGCAGGTGGGCCCACAGCTCCGGGTCCTGGGGACAGTCACCTGGGCTGCAGGGAGTCTCTCTACCTCCTCAGCGTCTCTGGGAGCAGCTTGGCCTCCAGGTCGTGCATTTTGCCCTCGTCAGGGAGGATGAAGGGCGCGCTGTCGTCGCTGGTGTACCTGAGCTCCAGCGTGGTGCAGGCAGCTCTTCGTCCCGGAAGTAAGGCGTTTCCAGGCCCCCAGTGGTCATCATGGGCACCTCCACTGTCCTGTTCTCACTCACGTGGAACTCTGACTTATAAGTATGGCTGGGATCAAAGGGCTTCTTCCACTGGGCTAGAGGTggagggacaggtgaggggtCTGTGGTGCAAGGGCTGCAGGCGTCTCACTCCTCTGCCCTGGTCCCTGAGCAGGGGAGACCCTCCCCACACCAGCAGCCCCCCACGTGCCTCTAGGGATGGCCCTGCTAGGTTTGCACATATACCTGGGCAGGTGGGTAGGCCCTTGGGGACGGGGGTGAGCCCAGAGGTCTGGATTGGGAAGGGGGACGTGAAACAAACCTGGTTAATTGTGCTATGTGAGAAACCAACAGGATCACGACAGGACAAGGGAGAGATGGGGTGAGGCTGGGACTGCGGAGAAATGGGAGCTCCTGGTCCTTAAAGGGAACAGTGTTAGTGACCAGTGGCTAGTCACTGGCTTTGCAGGGAGGACACATGTCCTCGCAGCCTTGTGAGCCAGGCTGAAGCAGGAGCCGCATGGGTACCAGGAGGGCAGGGCGGGGTCAGCAGAGGAGAGGGCTGGCGTCTTCCCGCAGGAGGATGGAGCATTCAGTGATGGGGGCTTCTTGGGGAGATTAGGACCCTGGGGCTTCATGGAGTGTGTATCCACTCCCGCTTCCTGCTTTGTGTCCAGCCCTGCCTGTGTCCCCAGAGTTAGAGGCAGGAGCAGAGGGAACGCCGGGCTGGCTGGGGTGCCCCTGGTGGGGAGATCTGGGAGGAGAAAGTCCTAGACCAGGGCAGGGTTGTAGGAGAGGAAAGCACAGGAGACTGAAAGAATAAACATAGCAGGACAGGCCTGGATTAGTTTTCCAGAGAAATGGGATTCTACGCCTTCATTTACAGAGGAAAACACAGACCCAGGTGGACTGGCCACGGCTGCAGCCAGGAGCTCCCAGCACAGGGCTAACTTGTCTCCTCAGAGCTAGTGTCTCCTAGGCACGTGACCACCGCCTGCCTCAATGATCATTCCTTCTGTCTTTATCTATGCCGTGTCCCTATTTGCACTGCTGGCTCTATGTTTGAAATCTATCTGCCTTCTCTCTGATCCTTATGAGTTTTCAGGCTGAGGTTTGCAATCTTGAGTTTCTATCAATGGGACTGGGCACTGGGCCAGCTAGAATCTGGGAAAGAGTCTTGGCTGGATGCTGTCCTCTGAGTCTTCCCTCAGATGATGGCCTTGCCAGTTCCACCCTCATGGTCATGAAAGAGCACAACTGAAGTTCCTTGTGCTGGCCAGGCTGCTCAGAGAAGCCTGCCACCAGCCTCACCTCAACCACCAGAGACTAAGTCCCCTTAGACGGAGCCCGTCAGACACAGCCCACAGTGTACACAGCTGAGGCCTTCCTGAGCGTGTCCAAAAGCATCTCATTAGGGAGGAACCTGGAGTTCCCGGCCCCCCCCCCGGAGAGAGCTGAGACGAAAACTCCTTCCTTCTGGCAGCTGGGCAAGTTTAAATCAGAATAAAAAGTCTCCCTGTGGCTCAGACAAAGGGTTAGTGGCTCCCATGCACTTAAGTCCCGCACAGTCAGCTGTGGTTTAGAAAACCCCGAAATAGACAAAGCCTATGATCGAGGCAGAGCCTTGGAGCCCAAGCCCCCCTCAGCCAGGAGCAGCCTGCTCTGTAATGTTTTACCGAACGACACAGTTGGCAGAGGCTGGACAGAAATTGCCCTGAAGACACAAAACCAGAAGTGTGTTTCCTTCTGAATTAAACAGGGCACCCACCTTTAAAGTAGACGTAATTCACCAGGACCATCACTGTGCTCTGGGAAACATTTTTGAACAGCTCCACAATTTTCCCCTGCGTTTTATTCTTCACGTAGTCATTGATGAGCTTCTTGGCAGTGTCGGAATCCCGGAAGTCGGTGGAGAAGGCCTCGGAGGCACACAGCGCCCAGGCATCTTCCCTGAACTTGTCCAGAAGCTTCAGCTGCTCCTGGACGAACATGGCGTTGCCCACGCTCAGCTGCAACTGGTCGCTGGGTCGGCCGAGCGTCTGCAGGAGGTGCTGGAAGCCCTGGTGGATTTCTGTCTCAGGGCTCTCTGTGAGGTTGAACTTGAAGCCTTCCAGGGGCTCCGTCAGGGTGGGTCCGCGGGCCCCCAGGCACAGGAAGGCCAAGGCCATGGAGACGCTCAGGGGGGAGAAGATGACATTCTCATTGGAGGTCTTCAAAGCCAACTGCTTGTAGAGGCTGAAGGTGAAGTCGGTGTTGCTGGAGACGAAAGTGTGGTCGTCCATAGGTGCCCCTTTGTGTTGGTCCTCTGGGGTCACATCCTCCGGGTCAAGCCCACCCCCTGGGAGGCAGTGGACACTGGAGCAGAGCCCAGCCACCAGGAGCCCCAGAGCCAGGAGGGGAGACATTCCCTCTGCCCTCATCTCTGAAAAGCAAAGCTCCTTTAAGTCTCGGTGTGTCAGATGATGGCCCAACCACCACCCAGTGTCCCCACGTGgtctctgttctctctgcctctgctgCTTTGTGGCCTCCCAGTTCTAGGCACCCTCCTGGGCTCCCAACATACATGAGGAGGCTTTGGGCTCCCTCTCACCCCTTGAAGCAAGTCTTGTAATTGTTACCAATTTCCACAATGGAGAAACTGGGCCCAGAGATGGAAAGGGGcttttccaaggtcacccagcaaggAAGTAGAGGAGCGAGGCTGAGAAGCCTGGGTTGCCTGGCTCCAGGGGGGAGCTGGTGATGGGTGTGAGGTGCTGTCCAGTGAGAACCCATCCCCCTCCTGCTGGGAGAGCAGCCACCGTCAGAGGGGACTAGGCAGCAGGGCCTCCGTTTCCACTATGTCCCCTGTCTGCCCCCCAGGATGGAGCCCTGGACTTAGAGGACACAGCACCTCTCCCAGCCTCTTGATGACAAGTGTGTGACATTAGGGGGGCACTCTCATTGTGGTACCTCGTTGCAGTGAGGGTTcaatgagagaggccaccgcaagcAGCGGGACCAGCGCTGGAGCCTAGGTGGCCCTGATCAGTGTTGCTGTAAAGATCAAAGGAGGGTAGAGTGTTCTCTTCAGCCCCTGGCAGGTGGACACATGGTGGTTGATTCCACCATAAACCTGTAAAGGCCTCCTAGTGGGGAGAAGCAGCGTGGTCTCAGAGTGCCAGAGACCTGGACAAGGATTCCATTTTGACCACTAGTGAGTGCTGTGTGGTGACAAACAAGTGactgagcctctctgagcctcaggtcccATCTCTGTCCATGTTGAATGGCTCAGGTGACATAAAGTATGAAGGTGCTGGGTTCATAAGAGGAGTTCCAGAGGTGTCATCTCCTCCACATGCCACCGTCTCTAGGACCCTACAAGCCAGAGCTGTGATCCCTGAAGACAGGGGACAGAGGACAGAGCTACTGCATGAAAGTCCGAGAGAGGCTTAGCTCAAAGCTGGAGGCCTCAGCAAACAGGACTGCTTACCTTCAGCCTCTGGCCCCTCATCTCAGAGTTCAGAGGAGAAAGGActgctgggggggaggggagtgaa encodes:
- the LOC132523886 gene encoding LOW QUALITY PROTEIN: serpin A3-8-like (The sequence of the model RefSeq protein was modified relative to this genomic sequence to represent the inferred CDS: inserted 1 base in 1 codon; substituted 1 base at 1 genomic stop codon), with translation MRAEGMSPLLALGLLVAGLCSSVHCLPGGGLDPEDVTPEDQHKGAPMDDHTFVSSNTDFTFSLYKQLALKTSNENVIFSPLSVSMALAFLCLGARGPTLTEPLEGFKFNLTESPETEIHQGFQHLLQTLGRPSDQLQLSVGNAMFVQEQLKLLDKFREDAWALCASEAFSTDFRDSDTAKKLINDYVKNKTQGKIVELFKNVSQSTVMVLVNYVYFKAQWKKPFDPSHTYKSEFHVSENRTVEVPMMTTGGLETPYFRDEELXCTTLELRYTSDDSAPFILPDEGKMHDLEAKLLPETLRRXRDSLQPRRIDELNLPKFSISSDYKLRNILSQLGIKKVFNHESDPSGITEVNKLGEAHGVHQAMLDVGEQGMEGAVATGIKMMTSTLQAFIASFGRPFLSSVIHKDTQSIIFLGKVTNPSQAWASPLSGRSPR